From Streptomyces fungicidicus, one genomic window encodes:
- a CDS encoding TerD family protein — translation MTPGSNIPLPTARVTVDVTAPVRLDVSGLLLTADGKVRSDDDFIFYNQPAGPGVTYRSGGGTTPDAITVDTASVPPGIEKIVVTASPDAAGQTFQGIEPTATLRNADDNAVLATFTPPRLGDETALVIVEIYLRNGAWKARAVGQGYANGLAGIATDFGVTVEEPAAPAQPAPAPQAPPMPAAAPTAPAAPAAPPAPPAPAPGSGKINLDKGRVSLQKNQTVSLIKGGRPLLSQVQMGLGWEPAYRGKDIDLDASVIAYGPQRNHIDSCYFGKLQIVNGAIRHSGDNLTGEGGGDDEVITVDLGRLPMEVTGLVFTVNSFSGQKFTEVAKAYCRLLDATTGEELVRFDLTSAEPQTGVMMAKLIRQFSGEWEMTAMGDFVKSRTVRGMVKPAAQSL, via the coding sequence ATGACCCCCGGCTCGAACATCCCTCTCCCCACCGCCCGCGTGACGGTGGACGTCACCGCCCCCGTGCGGCTCGACGTGTCGGGCCTCCTGCTCACCGCCGACGGCAAGGTGCGCTCGGACGACGACTTCATCTTCTACAACCAGCCCGCCGGCCCCGGCGTGACCTACCGCTCCGGCGGCGGCACCACCCCCGACGCCATCACGGTCGACACCGCGTCCGTACCCCCCGGCATCGAGAAGATCGTCGTCACCGCGAGCCCCGACGCCGCCGGCCAGACCTTCCAGGGCATCGAACCGACCGCCACCCTCCGCAACGCGGACGACAACGCGGTCCTGGCCACCTTCACGCCCCCGCGCCTCGGCGACGAGACGGCGCTGGTGATCGTCGAGATCTACCTGCGCAACGGCGCCTGGAAGGCCCGGGCCGTCGGCCAGGGCTACGCCAACGGCCTGGCCGGCATCGCCACCGACTTCGGCGTCACGGTCGAGGAACCCGCCGCCCCCGCCCAGCCGGCCCCCGCCCCGCAGGCGCCGCCCATGCCGGCCGCCGCCCCCACCGCCCCCGCGGCTCCCGCCGCTCCCCCGGCGCCGCCCGCGCCGGCCCCCGGCTCCGGGAAGATCAACCTCGACAAGGGCCGGGTCAGCCTCCAGAAGAACCAGACGGTCTCGCTGATCAAGGGCGGCCGTCCGCTGCTGTCCCAGGTCCAGATGGGTCTCGGCTGGGAACCGGCGTACCGGGGCAAGGACATCGACCTGGACGCGTCGGTCATCGCCTACGGGCCGCAGCGCAACCACATCGACAGCTGCTACTTCGGCAAGCTCCAGATCGTGAACGGCGCGATCCGGCACTCCGGCGACAACCTCACCGGCGAGGGCGGCGGGGACGACGAGGTGATCACCGTCGACCTCGGCCGGCTCCCGATGGAGGTCACCGGCCTGGTCTTCACGGTCAACTCCTTCTCCGGCCAGAAGTTCACCGAGGTCGCCAAGGCGTACTGCCGTCTGCTGGACGCCACCACCGGGGAGGAACTGGTCCGCTTCGACCTCACCAGCGCCGAACCGCAGACGGGCGTGATGATGGCGAAGCTGATCCGCCAGTTCTCCGGCGAGTGGGAGATGACGGCGATGGGCGACTTCGTGAAGTCCCGCACGGTGCGGGGGATGGTGAAGCCGGCCGCCCAGTCCCTCTGA
- a CDS encoding TetR/AcrR family transcriptional regulator, producing MAQVRSMRADARRNRGRLLEAAVEAFAAHGEGASLDDIAKRAGVGSGTLYRHFPTRQALLEAAYVDRIESIAARAGELAGRLPAGEALVEWLNELAAGLIQVRGLRALLGSAVGGGGTGCCDPLKGAVTRLAGAAWEAGVLRRDVAPDDVLRLAHGVATASELAGGEGTHIRRYLELLMDGLRA from the coding sequence ATGGCGCAGGTCAGGTCCATGCGCGCGGACGCCCGCCGCAACCGTGGGCGGCTGCTCGAGGCCGCGGTGGAGGCGTTCGCCGCGCACGGCGAGGGCGCCTCGCTGGACGACATCGCCAAGCGCGCGGGCGTCGGTTCGGGCACGCTCTACCGGCACTTCCCGACGCGGCAGGCGCTGCTGGAGGCCGCCTACGTGGACCGCATCGAGTCGATCGCGGCCCGGGCCGGTGAGCTGGCCGGGCGGCTGCCGGCCGGCGAGGCGCTGGTGGAGTGGCTGAACGAACTGGCCGCCGGGCTGATCCAGGTCCGCGGGCTGCGGGCGCTGCTGGGTTCCGCCGTCGGGGGCGGCGGCACGGGGTGCTGCGACCCGCTGAAGGGCGCGGTGACCCGGCTGGCCGGGGCCGCGTGGGAGGCGGGGGTGCTGCGCCGGGACGTCGCTCCCGACGACGTGCTGCGGCTGGCCCACGGGGTGGCGACGGCGTCGGAACTGGCCGGCGGGGAGGGCACGCACATCCGCCGGTACCTGGAGTTGCTGATGGACGGGCTGCGGGCGTAG